Proteins found in one Elusimicrobiota bacterium genomic segment:
- a CDS encoding D-alanine--D-alanine ligase — protein sequence MKRSTVVVLCGGRSAERLVSLVSAQCVVANLDAKRFKVRLIHIGTDNGWVEVSPKRLLAETPGSLHRGGASVLRLRRNGIKKDPWKLLTSLGRRDCVFPVLHGPMGEDGTMQGLLELTGVAYVGCGVLGSAAGMDKEATKRVAHSAGLPQVPWAVARTPREAAAAARRFGFPVFIKPARMGSSVGVVKVKGPSGVAAALREALRFDDKALVEKGIPAREVETAVLGDPWASKGDRFELKASLCAEILPNAEFYDYKAKYLDPNGANFVIPAAVPARVSARVREVALAAFRALDLYGLARVDFFVHKKTGAVYFNEPNTLPGFTPASMYPRLWRETGLPTKKLVETLVALALRRAASRRRISTKH from the coding sequence ATGAAGCGCTCGACCGTGGTCGTCTTGTGCGGCGGGAGATCGGCGGAAAGGCTGGTCTCCCTCGTATCGGCGCAGTGCGTCGTCGCCAACCTCGACGCGAAACGCTTCAAGGTCAGACTGATCCATATCGGGACGGATAACGGATGGGTGGAGGTCTCCCCCAAGCGCCTTCTGGCCGAGACGCCGGGCTCGCTGCATCGCGGAGGAGCCTCGGTTCTTCGCCTTCGGCGCAACGGCATAAAAAAAGATCCTTGGAAGCTGCTCACCTCGCTGGGGCGGCGCGACTGCGTCTTCCCCGTGCTGCATGGCCCCATGGGCGAGGACGGCACGATGCAGGGCCTGCTCGAGCTGACCGGCGTCGCCTACGTCGGCTGCGGCGTCCTGGGCTCGGCGGCCGGCATGGACAAGGAGGCGACCAAGCGCGTCGCCCACTCGGCCGGGCTGCCCCAGGTGCCGTGGGCCGTCGCGCGGACCCCGCGCGAGGCGGCCGCGGCCGCCCGCCGCTTCGGCTTTCCCGTCTTCATCAAGCCCGCGCGCATGGGCTCATCCGTCGGCGTCGTGAAGGTCAAGGGGCCCTCCGGCGTCGCCGCCGCGCTGCGCGAGGCGCTGCGCTTCGACGACAAGGCGCTCGTCGAGAAGGGCATCCCCGCGCGCGAGGTCGAGACCGCCGTGCTCGGCGACCCCTGGGCCTCGAAAGGAGACCGCTTCGAGCTCAAGGCCTCGCTCTGCGCCGAGATCCTGCCGAACGCCGAGTTCTACGACTACAAGGCGAAGTATCTCGACCCGAACGGCGCGAACTTCGTCATCCCCGCGGCGGTGCCGGCGAGGGTCTCCGCGCGCGTGCGCGAGGTGGCCCTGGCCGCGTTCCGCGCCCTCGACCTGTACGGCCTGGCCCGCGTGGATTTCTTCGTGCACAAGAAGACCGGCGCGGTCTACTTCAACGAGCCGAACACCTTGCCCGGCTTCACTCCGGCCAGCATGTACCCGCGGCTGTGGCGCGAGACGGGCCTGCCGACGAAGAAGCTCGTCGAGACCTTGGTCGCCCTGGCCCTGCGCCGCGCCGCCTCCCGGCGGCGGATCAGCACGAAGCATTGA
- a CDS encoding response regulator, with translation MARVLIVDDEEYIRDLIKEVLLAQGHEFELAAGGTEALEILRRKAIDLAIVDRNMPGMSGIEVVQLIRQNPKTKGLKVLMCTGSSVTKEIDEAFAAGADDYVLKPLNFPALLGKVAKALASPAR, from the coding sequence ATGGCGCGCGTGCTGATAGTCGACGACGAGGAATACATACGGGATCTCATCAAGGAAGTGCTCCTGGCCCAGGGCCACGAGTTCGAGCTCGCCGCCGGCGGGACCGAGGCCCTCGAGATCCTGCGCCGCAAGGCCATCGACCTCGCCATCGTCGACCGGAACATGCCGGGCATGAGCGGCATCGAGGTCGTGCAGCTGATCCGCCAGAACCCGAAGACTAAGGGCCTGAAGGTCCTGATGTGCACCGGCTCGAGCGTGACGAAGGAGATCGACGAGGCCTTCGCCGCCGGCGCCGACGACTACGTGCTCAAGCCCCTGAACTTCCCGGCCCTTCTGGGCAAGGTCGCCAAGGCCCTGGCCTCCCCCGCGAGATGA
- a CDS encoding ribulose 1,5-bisphosphate carboxylase large subunit produces MSERLIAVYEVPGPAAEAEKTARAIAFEETVEVPFEFPLPSRIREEIVGRVGALTPVENGRLRVEIDFPAALAGGRVGALLNLVFGNASIWPGVRLVDVRFPESFLSAFSGPNYGVAGLRELLGVQGRPLLATALKPMGSTEVELAEAAAAFARGGGDIVKDDQNIVDATYAVFRSRVGRIAEAVSRTKCLYFPHLSGPQEELEDRLRFVLGLGLKGVLICPAIVGLDQTRALASRRKAVFMAHPAYSGAFYAERSHGIEHSLYLGTMMRLAGADITVFPNAGGRFGFTPQECRAIAERGRAPLGGLAPIFPAPGGGMNLDNTGAMAADFGADSIWLVGGRLLMHPGGPEAGARAFREKMPA; encoded by the coding sequence GTGAGCGAGCGCCTGATCGCCGTCTACGAAGTCCCCGGTCCCGCGGCCGAAGCCGAGAAGACCGCGCGCGCGATCGCCTTCGAGGAGACGGTCGAGGTCCCCTTCGAGTTCCCTCTTCCGTCGCGGATCCGCGAGGAGATCGTCGGCCGCGTCGGAGCCCTGACGCCCGTCGAGAACGGGCGCTTGCGCGTCGAGATCGACTTCCCCGCGGCGCTCGCCGGCGGACGCGTCGGCGCGCTCCTCAACCTGGTCTTCGGCAACGCGTCCATCTGGCCGGGCGTCCGCCTGGTCGACGTCCGTTTTCCCGAGTCCTTCTTATCGGCGTTCTCCGGGCCGAACTACGGCGTCGCCGGGCTTCGAGAGCTCCTCGGCGTCCAGGGCCGTCCGCTGCTGGCGACCGCGCTCAAGCCGATGGGCTCGACCGAGGTCGAGCTCGCCGAGGCCGCCGCCGCCTTCGCGCGCGGCGGCGGGGACATCGTCAAGGACGATCAGAACATCGTCGATGCGACCTATGCCGTTTTCCGTTCGCGCGTCGGCCGGATCGCGGAAGCCGTTTCTCGAACGAAGTGCCTGTACTTCCCGCATCTGTCGGGTCCGCAGGAAGAGCTGGAGGACCGCCTCCGCTTCGTTCTCGGCCTGGGGCTTAAAGGAGTGCTCATCTGCCCCGCCATCGTCGGCCTCGATCAGACGCGCGCCTTGGCCTCCCGGCGCAAGGCCGTGTTCATGGCCCACCCGGCTTATTCCGGGGCGTTCTACGCCGAGCGCTCCCACGGCATCGAGCACTCGCTGTATCTCGGGACCATGATGCGCCTGGCCGGGGCCGACATCACCGTTTTCCCCAACGCCGGAGGGCGGTTCGGCTTCACTCCGCAGGAATGTCGCGCCATCGCCGAGAGAGGACGCGCCCCGTTGGGCGGCCTGGCGCCGATCTTCCCGGCTCCGGGCGGCGGCATGAACCTCGACAACACCGGCGCCATGGCGGCGGATTTCGGCGCCGACTCGATTTGGCTCGTCGGCGGACGCCTGCTGATGCATCCCGGCGGGCCCGAGGCCGGCGCGCGGGCCTTCCGCGAGAAGATGCCCGCGTGA
- a CDS encoding diguanylate cyclase, with product MRPLSLRVLLLLGLACAARAGQVEGPVSGQAAPGMQTGAIGSSLGAPAPVRMSAPSLNASGAPSLANLPAPAPNLARPAAIRPAVVPPVALRPSAALPSSPGAAAVPGRPKVVGRTVGSAASTSDDSPDAGRMLFDQGAAREGAAPEAVPRPAGFERRGAGVKLDPGLLPGSVYAPEIMQAAREHGLVFEADAASWRRMKPGVKHNYVIFENPDGTIGMTVGRVVPGDAKEMGVKHAALGGGRPVLFAGAVLVDPATGRPRLDFDSGTYSQVGLDTRWKPNIKNARALAVHAGAILGTPVDVFDHVRGRPIRFRGVADGFFDHSPTNGPARQAADKRSPLRQMQRSLEARGEGALFKRAEEIFYTDGLMGLPNRAFIMEKAEELLAGVKEPTVAMLDMNNFGAVNAGLADVHGPVAGKELGDRMLASAGPKIDAIAKRAGVRAARLGGEEIVAFGSMNDVIEFARRMRKAFPPEKILGDVKLGDDGVGLAPGGPERLAIDAAMTRMRRTGPVGDFTYGIAPEEGRGFEETLKAADGVLNKAKAEGLRGEAVVEVPGTLTFTRLRELSTLAHDFVEHASAPRQDRIAEIRALKEKLTQKEYAVFLEAVFKDPLTLTRTAEWIDMARPRWEADYDGKGAAAMISARNFKAVNDVLGHDAGDRYLKRLGVIMRVEVNRLRKLGYSVEEPVRAGGKEFLLVGKDAAEAARLVEKKFAAKLAAGQVLPTDQLERLRAEAPGRGLVPAARAGRLGTLRVVDEPFTGGFRDTFERLILKVESVKAGEEAGS from the coding sequence GTGAGGCCCCTCTCCCTCCGAGTCCTCCTGCTCTTGGGCTTGGCCTGCGCCGCCCGCGCCGGCCAGGTCGAAGGTCCCGTATCCGGCCAGGCCGCCCCCGGCATGCAGACGGGCGCGATCGGATCCTCGTTGGGGGCGCCGGCTCCCGTCCGGATGAGCGCGCCGTCGTTGAACGCCTCGGGCGCGCCGAGCTTGGCGAACCTCCCGGCGCCGGCGCCGAACCTCGCCCGGCCCGCGGCGATCCGGCCCGCCGTCGTGCCGCCGGTCGCGTTAAGGCCGAGCGCCGCGCTCCCATCCTCGCCGGGCGCCGCCGCCGTGCCGGGCCGGCCGAAGGTCGTCGGCCGGACGGTCGGCTCCGCCGCGTCGACGTCGGATGACTCCCCCGACGCCGGACGGATGCTGTTCGACCAAGGCGCCGCCCGCGAGGGCGCGGCGCCCGAGGCCGTGCCCCGTCCGGCGGGCTTCGAACGGCGCGGCGCGGGCGTCAAGCTCGACCCCGGACTGCTGCCCGGTTCGGTCTATGCGCCCGAGATCATGCAGGCCGCGCGCGAGCACGGCCTCGTCTTCGAGGCCGACGCGGCCTCCTGGAGGCGCATGAAGCCGGGAGTCAAGCACAACTACGTGATCTTCGAGAACCCCGACGGGACGATCGGGATGACGGTCGGGCGCGTCGTCCCCGGCGACGCCAAGGAGATGGGCGTCAAGCACGCGGCGCTCGGCGGCGGCCGCCCGGTCTTGTTCGCCGGCGCGGTCCTCGTCGACCCGGCCACGGGACGGCCGCGGCTCGACTTCGACAGCGGGACCTATTCCCAGGTCGGTCTCGATACGCGGTGGAAGCCCAACATCAAGAACGCGCGGGCGCTCGCCGTGCACGCCGGCGCGATCCTGGGGACGCCGGTCGACGTCTTCGACCACGTCCGCGGCCGCCCGATCCGCTTCCGCGGCGTCGCCGACGGCTTCTTCGATCATAGCCCCACGAACGGCCCCGCCCGCCAGGCCGCCGACAAGCGCTCGCCGCTGCGCCAGATGCAGCGCTCCCTCGAGGCGCGCGGCGAGGGCGCGCTGTTCAAGCGGGCCGAGGAGATCTTCTACACCGACGGCCTGATGGGCTTGCCCAACCGGGCCTTCATCATGGAGAAGGCCGAGGAACTGCTGGCGGGCGTGAAGGAGCCGACGGTCGCCATGCTCGACATGAACAACTTCGGCGCGGTCAACGCCGGCCTCGCCGACGTGCACGGGCCCGTGGCGGGCAAGGAGCTGGGCGACCGCATGCTCGCCTCGGCGGGGCCGAAGATCGACGCGATCGCGAAGAGGGCCGGCGTGCGCGCCGCGCGGCTCGGCGGAGAGGAGATCGTCGCGTTCGGGTCGATGAACGACGTCATCGAGTTCGCCCGCCGGATGCGGAAGGCCTTCCCGCCGGAGAAGATCCTCGGCGACGTGAAGCTCGGCGACGACGGAGTCGGCCTCGCTCCGGGCGGGCCGGAGAGGCTGGCGATCGACGCCGCGATGACGCGCATGCGGCGCACCGGTCCGGTCGGCGACTTCACCTACGGCATCGCGCCCGAGGAAGGGCGCGGCTTCGAGGAGACGCTCAAGGCCGCCGACGGGGTGCTGAACAAGGCGAAGGCCGAGGGCCTGCGCGGGGAGGCCGTCGTCGAGGTCCCTGGGACGCTGACCTTCACGCGCCTGCGCGAGCTCTCGACGCTCGCCCACGACTTCGTCGAGCACGCGTCCGCGCCGCGGCAGGACCGGATCGCGGAGATCCGGGCGCTGAAGGAGAAGCTCACGCAGAAGGAGTACGCGGTGTTCCTCGAAGCCGTGTTCAAGGACCCCCTCACTTTGACGCGGACCGCCGAGTGGATCGACATGGCGCGGCCGCGGTGGGAGGCCGACTACGACGGGAAGGGCGCCGCGGCGATGATCTCGGCGCGCAACTTCAAGGCCGTCAACGACGTCCTCGGCCACGACGCGGGCGATCGCTACCTGAAGCGGCTCGGCGTGATCATGCGCGTCGAGGTCAACCGCCTGCGCAAGCTGGGCTACTCGGTCGAGGAGCCGGTGCGCGCCGGCGGCAAGGAGTTCCTGCTCGTCGGCAAGGACGCGGCCGAGGCCGCGAGGCTCGTTGAGAAGAAGTTCGCCGCGAAGCTCGCCGCCGGCCAAGTGCTGCCGACCGACCAGCTCGAGCGCCTGCGGGCGGAGGCGCCGGGCCGCGGCCTGGTCCCGGCGGCGCGCGCGGGCCGGCTCGGGACTTTGCGCGTGGTCGACGAGCCGTTCACGGGCGGCTTCCGGGACACCTTCGAGCGCCTGATCCTCAAGGTCGAGTCGGTCAAGGCCGGAGAGGAAGCCGGGTCTTAG
- a CDS encoding chromate transporter, which yields MEVFLYFLRLGATVFGGVGPQLLAMRRDLVDERRWVTPAEFDRGVALAYICPGPVGTQAGVYMGWRRAGALGSLAALTGFLLVPFLLVVALAAAHAHYGSGGRFGNLVLGMRSAVVPVIALSAVKLFRIALTGRLEKAISIAALAWCVLRPEDATAAVLAAGALLAFRASRGTKARGAASAGLLALFLVGLQAGALVYGTGQAILPIVREAAVVRRAWLTDAQFADAVSAGLVTPGPIVMAIAYVGFVAAGVGGAFAAAAGAFVPGWLLVLLVGPWMERLERDPRLKAFARGATAAAIGAVGAAALALAGTTLGTPAAALLAAASAAAVLLGAPDAAVIAACGAAAALFL from the coding sequence GTGGAGGTCTTCCTCTATTTCCTGAGGCTCGGCGCGACGGTGTTCGGCGGCGTCGGCCCCCAGCTCCTCGCCATGCGCCGCGACCTCGTCGACGAGCGCCGCTGGGTCACCCCCGCCGAGTTCGACCGGGGCGTCGCGCTCGCCTACATCTGCCCCGGGCCCGTCGGGACGCAGGCGGGCGTGTACATGGGCTGGCGCCGTGCCGGCGCGCTCGGCTCCCTCGCCGCCCTGACCGGCTTCCTGCTCGTGCCCTTCCTGCTCGTCGTCGCCCTCGCCGCCGCCCACGCGCATTATGGCTCCGGGGGCCGGTTCGGGAACCTCGTCCTCGGGATGCGCAGCGCCGTCGTGCCGGTGATCGCGCTGTCCGCCGTGAAGCTGTTCCGGATCGCGTTGACGGGCCGGCTCGAGAAGGCGATTTCGATCGCCGCCCTGGCCTGGTGCGTCCTCCGCCCGGAGGACGCGACCGCCGCCGTGCTCGCGGCCGGAGCGCTCCTCGCCTTCCGCGCGTCGCGCGGGACCAAGGCGCGGGGCGCCGCCTCGGCGGGCCTCCTCGCCCTGTTCCTCGTCGGCCTCCAGGCGGGCGCGCTCGTCTACGGCACCGGCCAGGCCATCCTGCCGATCGTGCGCGAGGCCGCCGTCGTGCGCCGCGCCTGGCTCACCGACGCCCAGTTCGCCGACGCGGTGTCCGCCGGCCTCGTCACGCCGGGCCCCATCGTGATGGCGATCGCCTACGTCGGCTTCGTCGCGGCCGGCGTCGGGGGCGCGTTCGCGGCCGCGGCCGGAGCCTTCGTCCCCGGTTGGCTCCTCGTCCTGCTCGTCGGGCCCTGGATGGAGAGGCTCGAGCGCGACCCGCGCCTGAAGGCCTTCGCGCGCGGAGCGACGGCCGCGGCGATCGGCGCCGTCGGCGCCGCCGCGCTCGCCCTCGCCGGGACCACGCTCGGCACGCCCGCGGCCGCCCTGCTCGCCGCCGCCTCCGCGGCCGCGGTCCTGCTCGGCGCCCCCGACGCCGCGGTCATCGCGGCGTGCGGCGCCGCCGCCGCGCTCTTTTTATAA
- a CDS encoding translation initiation factor IF-3, with the protein MIRASMVRLIDADGTQVGVKPIAEALALARTRGLDLVEVAATAQPPVCKVLPYSKYKYEQDKKERESRKKQKAGLLKELRFRPNIGLHDLEVKVRQIEEFIDAHDKVRITVVFRGREMQHRDLGFKLLMSIQEKLVDKAAVEQAPMPDRNRLVMTLIPKPH; encoded by the coding sequence ATGATCCGGGCCTCCATGGTCCGGCTCATCGACGCAGACGGGACGCAGGTGGGAGTCAAGCCGATCGCCGAGGCGCTGGCCTTGGCCCGGACTCGCGGGTTGGACCTCGTCGAGGTCGCCGCGACGGCGCAGCCCCCGGTTTGCAAGGTTTTACCGTACTCGAAGTACAAGTACGAGCAGGACAAGAAGGAAAGGGAGTCCCGGAAGAAGCAGAAGGCCGGCCTCCTGAAGGAACTGAGGTTCAGGCCGAACATCGGCCTGCATGACTTAGAAGTGAAGGTCCGGCAGATCGAGGAGTTCATCGACGCGCACGACAAGGTGCGCATCACGGTGGTCTTCCGCGGGCGCGAGATGCAGCACCGGGACCTCGGGTTCAAACTTTTGATGTCGATCCAGGAAAAGCTGGTCGACAAAGCGGCCGTCGAGCAGGCTCCGATGCCTGACCGAAACCGCCTCGTGATGACGCTGATACCGAAGCCGCACTAG
- the rpmI gene encoding 50S ribosomal protein L35, whose protein sequence is MPKLKSHSGAKKRFRTNAAGKFKHEHPGQRHLMAPLGGKRRRFLQGSSTLNATDAKTMRRFLPYG, encoded by the coding sequence ATGCCCAAGTTGAAGTCGCATTCCGGCGCCAAGAAGCGCTTCCGCACCAACGCCGCGGGGAAGTTCAAGCACGAGCATCCCGGACAGCGTCACCTGATGGCCCCCCTCGGCGGAAAGCGCCGCCGCTTCCTGCAGGGATCTTCCACCCTTAACGCGACCGACGCGAAGACGATGCGCCGGTTCCTCCCGTACGGCTGA
- the rplT gene encoding 50S ribosomal protein L20, with the protein MRIKSGVTTRAHKKKYFKLAKGNYSAKRSRWRMVKQQVEASLAESYIGRKDKKGDFRSLWIERINAACRQHDTTYSRFISGLKKAGITLNRKMLSEMAIRDGASFGKIIALTKGA; encoded by the coding sequence ATGAGAATCAAATCCGGCGTCACCACCCGCGCCCACAAGAAGAAGTATTTCAAGCTCGCGAAAGGCAACTACTCCGCCAAGCGCTCGCGCTGGCGGATGGTCAAGCAGCAGGTCGAGGCGTCCCTCGCCGAGTCGTACATCGGCCGCAAGGACAAGAAGGGCGACTTCCGCTCCCTCTGGATCGAGCGCATCAACGCCGCCTGCCGCCAGCACGACACGACCTACAGCCGCTTCATCAGCGGACTGAAGAAGGCCGGCATCACGCTCAACCGCAAGATGCTCTCCGAGATGGCCATCCGCGACGGCGCGTCGTTCGGCAAGATCATCGCCCTCACCAAGGGCGCGTAA
- the pheS gene encoding phenylalanine--tRNA ligase subunit alpha: MTRSDWEKSYVRAESALREAGVENADLLKLEEVRVRFMGRKGELTELLKSLKDLSIEDKRELGPKAQALKTSFDAVIEARRAALEDQSDAAAPEKDAIDLTLPAIRPPKGRLHPLTTTLHEIARIFQLMGYSWAEGPHVEDERHNFTALNIPENHPARDSQDTFYLQDLPLLLRTHTSPVQVRTMESQRPPLRVVCPGRVFRHEQLDATHSAVFGQVEGLVIDEGIGLADLKGHLQAFLQKLLGASTKTRFRPSYFPFTEPSTEVDVKCFFCPGTGCPACKHTGWIEILGAGVVNPAVLKAVGYDEKKWSGFAFGIGVERVAMLLHGVRDLRHFYTNDLRFLKQFDESLL, translated from the coding sequence ATGACTCGTTCCGACTGGGAGAAATCCTACGTCCGGGCCGAGTCGGCCTTGCGTGAAGCCGGAGTCGAGAACGCGGACCTCCTCAAGCTCGAGGAGGTCCGCGTTCGATTTATGGGAAGGAAGGGCGAGCTCACCGAGCTGCTCAAGAGCCTGAAGGACCTGTCGATCGAGGACAAGCGCGAGCTGGGGCCCAAGGCCCAAGCGCTGAAGACGTCATTCGACGCCGTTATTGAAGCCCGCCGCGCCGCGCTCGAGGACCAGAGTGACGCGGCGGCGCCGGAGAAAGACGCGATCGACCTCACTTTGCCGGCGATCCGCCCGCCGAAGGGGCGCCTGCATCCGCTGACGACGACGCTCCACGAGATCGCGCGCATCTTCCAGCTCATGGGCTACTCCTGGGCGGAAGGGCCGCACGTCGAGGACGAGCGCCACAACTTCACCGCGCTCAACATACCGGAGAACCATCCCGCGCGCGACAGCCAGGACACGTTCTACCTGCAGGACCTGCCGCTGCTCCTGCGCACCCACACCTCGCCGGTGCAGGTGCGCACGATGGAGAGCCAGCGCCCGCCGCTGCGCGTGGTCTGCCCGGGCCGGGTCTTCCGCCACGAGCAGCTCGACGCGACCCACTCGGCCGTTTTCGGCCAGGTCGAGGGCCTCGTCATCGACGAGGGCATCGGCCTCGCCGACCTGAAGGGGCATCTGCAGGCCTTCCTGCAGAAGCTTCTCGGCGCCTCGACGAAGACGCGCTTCCGCCCCTCCTATTTCCCGTTCACCGAGCCCTCCACGGAAGTCGACGTCAAATGCTTCTTCTGCCCCGGCACCGGCTGCCCCGCGTGCAAGCACACCGGCTGGATCGAGATCCTCGGCGCGGGCGTGGTCAACCCCGCCGTGCTCAAGGCCGTCGGCTACGACGAGAAGAAGTGGTCGGGCTTCGCGTTCGGCATCGGCGTCGAGCGCGTGGCGATGCTCCTGCACGGGGTGCGCGACCTGCGTCATTTCTACACGAACGACCTCCGATTCTTGAAGCAATTCGATGAAAGTCTCCTATAA
- a CDS encoding TSUP family transporter, which produces MDLGLGATIFLGACVFFAGIVDALAGGGGLITLPAYLAVGLNPALVLGTNKLTSSLGTVVSTWRYHDALKFSIKDFLPVIAASTIGSWLGARAAILVDPSWIRPMLLAALPVVAWLVWSKKDFGSVDDSHRLSAGERRRRGVLVAAPIGAYDGFFGPGTGTFFAIAFARWGRHDLLGATARAKILNLVSNLGALGAFIWAGRLDWKIGLSMSLLSIAGHWVGSHLGVKKGAGLIRPVVALVCAGLFAKVLFDAVR; this is translated from the coding sequence ATGGACCTCGGCCTCGGCGCGACGATCTTTCTGGGCGCCTGCGTGTTCTTCGCCGGCATCGTCGACGCGCTGGCCGGCGGCGGCGGTCTGATCACCTTGCCCGCCTATCTCGCCGTCGGCCTCAACCCCGCCCTCGTGCTCGGCACCAACAAGCTCACCTCCTCGCTGGGCACCGTCGTCTCGACCTGGCGCTACCACGACGCGCTGAAGTTCTCCATCAAGGATTTCCTCCCCGTCATCGCGGCCTCGACGATCGGCTCCTGGCTCGGCGCGCGCGCCGCCATCCTGGTCGACCCGTCCTGGATCCGGCCCATGCTGCTCGCCGCCTTGCCGGTCGTGGCCTGGCTGGTCTGGTCCAAGAAGGACTTCGGCTCCGTCGACGACAGCCACCGTCTCTCCGCCGGCGAGCGCCGGCGCCGCGGCGTTCTCGTCGCCGCGCCCATCGGCGCCTACGACGGTTTCTTCGGCCCCGGCACGGGCACCTTCTTCGCGATCGCCTTCGCCCGCTGGGGCCGCCACGACCTGCTCGGCGCCACGGCGCGAGCGAAGATCCTCAACCTCGTCTCGAACCTGGGCGCGCTCGGCGCCTTCATCTGGGCGGGCCGCCTCGACTGGAAGATCGGCCTTTCGATGAGCCTCCTCTCGATCGCGGGCCATTGGGTCGGCTCCCATCTCGGCGTCAAGAAAGGAGCCGGCCTCATCCGACCCGTCGTCGCCCTCGTCTGCGCGGGCCTTTTCGCCAAGGTGCTCTTCGACGCCGTTCGTTGA